A single window of Coffea eugenioides isolate CCC68of chromosome 7, Ceug_1.0, whole genome shotgun sequence DNA harbors:
- the LOC113778518 gene encoding GATA transcription factor 19-like, with amino-acid sequence MMHGNRCNGGSHGNMSGPCSCGMFHTHQANSFSMLFSMPNHHNKPFDETAEMYSFASSPPSSSVDCTLSLGTPSTRLTNNDTEKRRSSYMSNFCWDILQSKHSSNSPHHTSHKSSRANSHTNSNSGGGDGLLARRCANCDTTSTPLWRNGPKGPKSLCNACGIRFKKEERRASAAAATSGTNGVPGGADSQHMLNSSWVHHSQAQKMPYLSSAYGNEFRFIDDDDRDSDNGVPFLSWRLNVTDRPSLVHDFTR; translated from the exons aTGATGCACGGTAATAGGTGCAATGGTGGTTCTCATGGAAACATGTCTGGGCCATGTTCATGTGGGATGTTCCACACTCATCAAGCCAATTCCTTCTCCATGCTCTTCTCCATGCCTAACCATCACAATAAACCCTTCGATGAAACGGCTGAAATGTATTCCTTCGCATCATCTCCGCCGTCTTCCTCTGTTGATTGCACTCTTTCCTTGGGCACCCCTTCTACTCGTCTAACCAATAATGACACCGAAAAAAGACGCTCTTCTTACATGTCTAACTTCTGCTGGGATATTTTACAGTCCAAACATTCTTCCAATTCTCCCCATCATACGTCCCACAAAAGTAGCCGCGCAAACAGTCACACCAACTCCAACTCTGGCGGTGGCGATGGCCTCCTAGCTCGACGCTGCGCCAACTGTGACACCACTTCTACACCTCTCTGGAGAAACGGCCCAAAAGGACCCAAG TCGCTTTGTAATGCCTGTGGAATTCGCTTTAAGAAGGAAGAGAGGAGGGCATCCGCTGCAGCTGCGACCAGTGGGACTAATGGTGTACCCGGCGGAGCGGACTCTCAACACATGCTAAACAGTTCATGGGTTCATCACTCGCAGGCTCAGAAAATGCCGTATCTTTCATCGGCTTATGGGAATGAATTCAGGTTCATTGACGACGATGACCGTGACTCGGATAATGGCGTTCCATTCCTTTCTTGGCGTCTCAATGTTACAGATAGGCCAAGTCTTGTTCACGACTTCACCAGATGA